A single Gambusia affinis linkage group LG20, SWU_Gaff_1.0, whole genome shotgun sequence DNA region contains:
- the msrb1b gene encoding methionine-R-sulfoxide reductase B1b isoform X2, whose amino-acid sequence MSFCRFGGEEIYKDHFKPGLYVCSRCLHPLFSSRSKFPHSSPWPAFRDTLREDSVTKMMETLTAFKVLCGKCGSGLGHQFLNDGPENGTSRFUIFSHFIHFIPNKGEEER is encoded by the exons ATGTCCTTCTGTCGGTTCGGTGGAGAGGAAATCTACAAGGATCACTTTAAACCAG GGCTGTACGTCTGCTCCCGCTGTCTCCACCCCCTGTTCTCCAGCCGCTCCAAGTTCCCCCACTCGTCTCCATGGCCGGCGTTCAGAGACACGCTGAGGGAAGACAGCGTCACCAAGATGATGGAGACCCTCACCGCCTTCAAG GTTCTGTGTGGGAAGTGTGGCTCCGGACTGGGCCACCAGTTCCTGAACGACGGTCCAGAAAACGGGACATCCCGGTTCTGAATCTTCAGCCACTTTATCCACTTCATCCCAAACAAAG GTGAGGAGGAGCGTTAG
- the msrb1b gene encoding methionine-R-sulfoxide reductase B1b isoform X1: MSFCRFGGEEIYKDHFKPGLYVCSRCLHPLFSSRSKFPHSSPWPAFRDTLREDSVTKMMETLTAFKVLCGKCGSGLGHQFLNDGPENGTSRFUIFSHFIHFIPNKGTGTQFSLRPGLFQNSVFRICWVRRVQNRFRGNK; this comes from the exons ATGTCCTTCTGTCGGTTCGGTGGAGAGGAAATCTACAAGGATCACTTTAAACCAG GGCTGTACGTCTGCTCCCGCTGTCTCCACCCCCTGTTCTCCAGCCGCTCCAAGTTCCCCCACTCGTCTCCATGGCCGGCGTTCAGAGACACGCTGAGGGAAGACAGCGTCACCAAGATGATGGAGACCCTCACCGCCTTCAAG GTTCTGTGTGGGAAGTGTGGCTCCGGACTGGGCCACCAGTTCCTGAACGACGGTCCAGAAAACGGGACATCCCGGTTCTGAATCTTCAGCCACTTTATCCACTTCATCCCAAACAAAGGTACCGGGACCCAGTTCTCTTTGCGGCCCGGTTTGTTTCAGAACTCTGTGTTTAGGATCTGCTGGGTCAGGAGAGTCCAGAATCGATTCAggggaaacaaataa
- the neurl2 gene encoding neuralized-like protein 2, which translates to MDLQALSDQFLEFHPNHGTNIILDQSGTQATRVESFANGVCFSRRPLKPGEIFLIEIEEKELGWCGHLRVGLTAWDPHSLAVVPEYSIPDLMELGDSWVFAITRNHNKVLEEPEVRHAGRRLGRGEEEDGVQGDQGGGNTKPETFFTDSHLYIDSVRIPRDKLAGRSRPGRFSHILDDLYKTNALPPTARRSRIGVLYVPKSRDTADMHIVINGEDMGASAKGIPSSRPLYAVVDVFAATKTVRIVQVEYGFSSLQTLCRKVIQKHIVHRTAIDWLQLPAALKHYCKYE; encoded by the exons ATGGACCTGCAGGCTCTTTCTGACCAGTTCCTGGAGTTTCACCCCAACCACGGTACCAACATAATCCTGGACCAGTCGGGAACGCAGGCCACCCGAGTGGAAAGCTTTGCTAATGGGGTTTGCTTCAGCAGACGACCGCTGAAACCCGGAGAGATCTTCCTGATAGAGATCGAGGAGAAGGAGCTGGGCTGGTGCGGCCACCTGCGGGTCGGCCTGACCGCCTGGGACCCGCACAGCCTGGCCGTGGTCCCTGAATACTCCATCCCAGACCTGATGGAGCTGGGCGACAGCTGGGTGTTCGCCATCACTCGGAACCACAACAAGGTCCTGGAGGAGCCTGAGGTCCGACACGCCGGGCGGAGACTTGGacgaggagaggaagaggacggAGTTCAGGGAGACCAAGGTGGAGGCAACACCAAACCAGAGACTTTCTTCACGGACTCTCACCTGTACATTGACTCGGTCCGAATCCCCAGAGACAAACTGGCCGGCCGGAGCCGTCCGGGGCGTTTCAGCCACATCCTGGACGACCTGTATAAGACCAATGCGCTGCCGCCCACGGCGAGACGCAGCAGGATCGGAGTTCTGTACGTACCGAAGAGCAGAGACACGGCTGACATGCACATCGTGATCAACGGAGAGGACATGGGGGCCTCCGCCAAGGGAATCCCGTCCAGCAGGCCGCTGTACGCCGTGGTGGACGTCTTCGCTGCCACCAAGACGGTTCGCATCGTCCAGGTGGAGTACGGAT TCTCCTCTCTGCAGACGCTGTGCAGGAAGGTCATTCAGAAGCACATTGTCCACAGGACGGCCATCGACTGGCTGCAGCTGCCTGCCGCGCTGAAGCACTACTGCAAGTATGAATGA